In Pseudopipra pipra isolate bDixPip1 chromosome 5, bDixPip1.hap1, whole genome shotgun sequence, the following proteins share a genomic window:
- the NOBOX gene encoding homeobox protein NOBOX isoform X1: MGWVLGGFFSYFFLVECQDEEEDTLQCKEHFVEDADAVGGHGTGSSVLSAFQSTATQEEPEDTSRTEDRISPVKKVEEDGRDSTLQAAGSASQDSVVLDSQLDSALGCGQPSNSRSDMKAVSPLAVVGLAQEPTGQSGSPEHCESHYLDGTEKEAKKKKSTNRSGMCTEKAPSGIPGAPCRQDEGGPATCQSSKCAAAQQSYKVSSVLESRSNRDATKEEKKGEKGKKALLENLHILPPVRKKSRTSYNAEQLEELEKVFHEDHYPDSERRREIAAVIGVTPQRILVWFQNRRAKWRKSEKLKAKGNRKHPTSSPLSDDYGAPPLPVPLLPDVARDQSAVLGGNAAAGNCSSLLRAQPAPLSSASASSVAGTVASCEAVQTKVSQQLSFNSSSVEGFPSLPSPPPIRRATILAFNPHSPVGSLGLGTPNSECCLSSQENGSREAFTYSIQNQGLSSPPSCPYPEQLETAGNLETMYCQYSSQGGIYQLSQYFQQHQLSQFCQLPDHLATNLLSSDHLPPPTPPELHPAFLALPGNTGAVTYGATQGYGQNHMGGQLVPQQSSGISDITAYQAVLWSDFCMQGAQFPNQLHSQMPFFSMAEGQNFTEPYLLQVPNGTALGSTSEAGKQKGVTPDQSSNQSHQTEPELAPLAEGERM, translated from the exons ATGGGTTgggttttgggtgggtttttttcttattttttccttgtagAGTGCCAGGATGAGGAAGAGGACACGTTGCAGTGTAAGGAGCACTTTGTGGAGGATGCTGATGCTGTCGGTGGccatggcacagggagcagtgTGCTCTCTGCATTCCAAAGCACAGCTACACAAGAAGAACCCGAGGATACCTCGAGAACAGAAGACAGGATTAGTCCTGTAAAGAAAGTGGAAGAAGATGGAAGAGACAGCACCCTGCAGGCAGCTGGGTCAGCTTCCCAAGACTCCGTGGTCCTTGACAGCCAGCTGGATTCTGCCTTGGGGTGTGGGCAGCCTTCCAATTCCCGCAGTGACATGAAGGCCGTGTCCCCACTTGCTGTAGTTGGATTGGCACAGGAGCCCACGGGTCAGTCAGGGTCCCCTGAACACTGTGAGAGTCATTACCTTGATGGGACTGAAAAGgaggcaaagaagaaaaaaagtaccaACAGAAGTGGAATGTGCACCGAGAAAGCACCTAGTGGAATCCCTGGAGCTCCCTGCAGGCAGGATGAGGGTGGCCCAGCTACTTGCCAGTCATCCAAatgtgctgcagcccagcaaTCCTACAAGGTGTCTTCAGTCTTGGAATCCAGAAGTAACCGTGATGCAaccaaggaggagaaaaaaggggaaaagggtaAAAAAGCCTTACTTGAGAATCTACACATCCTACCACCGGTCAGGAAGAAGTCCCGCACCTCCTACAATGCAG AGCAGCTAGAAGAGTTGGAGAAGGTGTTCCATGAAGACCACTATCCCGACAgtgagaggaggagggagattGCAGCTGTGATTGGTGTGACGCCACAGCGAATCCTG GTCTGGTTTCAGAATCGTAGGGCAAAGTGGCGGAAATCGGAGAAGCTGAAAGCgaaagggaacagaaaacaTCCAACATCGTCACCTCTGTCAGATGATTATGG GGCACCTCCTCTGCCTGTGCCTCTGTTGCCTGACGTTGCTCGTGACCAATCTGCCGTGCTGGGAGGAAACGCTGCAGCTGGGAACTGCTCCAGCCTGCTCAGAGCACAGCCTGCACCACTCTCCTCTGCCTCAG CCTCCTCGGTGGCAGGAACGGTGGCATCTTGTGAAGCAGTTCAGACGAAGGTGTCGCAGCAGCTcagcttcaactccagcagCGTGGAGGGCTTCCCGagcctccccagccctcctcccATCCGCAGGGCCACCATCCTGGCCTTCAACCCCCACAGCCCTGTTggttccctggggctgggcactCCCAACAGTGAATGCTGCTTGTCCAGTCAGGAAAATGGCTCCAGGGAGGCCTTCACTTACAGCATCCAGAATCAAGG CTTGAGTTcaccaccctcctgcccttACCCTGAGCAGCTGGAGACTGCAGGGAACCTGGAGACCATGTACTGCCAGTACAGCAGCCAGGGGGGAATTTACCAGCTGTCCCAAtatttccagcagcaccagctctccCAGTTCTGCCAACTGCCAGATCACCTGGCCACCAATTTGCTCTCCAGTGACCACCTCCCTCCTCCAACACCTCCTGAGCTCCATCCAGCTTTCCTGGCCTTACCTGGTAACACTGGAGCAGTAACCTATGGAGCCACACAAGGCTATGGACAAAACCACATGGGGGGACAGCTCGTGCCACAGCAGTCAAGTGGAATCTCAG acatCACTGCCTATCAGGCTGTCCTCTGGAGTGATTTCTGCATGCAGGGAGCTCAATTCCCAAATCAGCTGCACTCCCAAATGCCATTTTTTAGCATGGCAGAAGGACAGAACTTCACAGAGCCATATCTTCTTCAAGTGCCCAATGGAACAGCACTGGGATCCACGtcagaggctggaaagcaaaAGGGAGTGACACCAGACCAGAGCTCAAACCAGAGCCACCAAACAGAGCCAGAGTTGGCACCGCTCGCTGAAGGAGAGAGGATGTAG
- the NOBOX gene encoding homeobox protein NOBOX isoform X2, translated as MDGAGAGGEDTEQAAGGLECQDEEEDTLQCKEHFVEDADAVGGHGTGSSVLSAFQSTATQEEPEDTSRTEDRISPVKKVEEDGRDSTLQAAGSASQDSVVLDSQLDSALGCGQPSNSRSDMKAVSPLAVVGLAQEPTGQSGSPEHCESHYLDGTEKEAKKKKSTNRSGMCTEKAPSGIPGAPCRQDEGGPATCQSSKCAAAQQSYKVSSVLESRSNRDATKEEKKGEKGKKALLENLHILPPVRKKSRTSYNAEQLEELEKVFHEDHYPDSERRREIAAVIGVTPQRILVWFQNRRAKWRKSEKLKAKGNRKHPTSSPLSDDYGAPPLPVPLLPDVARDQSAVLGGNAAAGNCSSLLRAQPAPLSSASASSVAGTVASCEAVQTKVSQQLSFNSSSVEGFPSLPSPPPIRRATILAFNPHSPVGSLGLGTPNSECCLSSQENGSREAFTYSIQNQGLSSPPSCPYPEQLETAGNLETMYCQYSSQGGIYQLSQYFQQHQLSQFCQLPDHLATNLLSSDHLPPPTPPELHPAFLALPGNTGAVTYGATQGYGQNHMGGQLVPQQSSGISADITAYQAVLWSDFCMQGAQFPNQLHSQMPFFSMAEGQNFTEPYLLQVPNGTALGSTSEAGKQKGVTPDQSSNQSHQTEPELAPLAEGERM; from the exons ATGGACGGGGCGGGCGCAGGGGGAGAGGACACGGAGCAGGCCGCCGGAGGGCTGG AGTGCCAGGATGAGGAAGAGGACACGTTGCAGTGTAAGGAGCACTTTGTGGAGGATGCTGATGCTGTCGGTGGccatggcacagggagcagtgTGCTCTCTGCATTCCAAAGCACAGCTACACAAGAAGAACCCGAGGATACCTCGAGAACAGAAGACAGGATTAGTCCTGTAAAGAAAGTGGAAGAAGATGGAAGAGACAGCACCCTGCAGGCAGCTGGGTCAGCTTCCCAAGACTCCGTGGTCCTTGACAGCCAGCTGGATTCTGCCTTGGGGTGTGGGCAGCCTTCCAATTCCCGCAGTGACATGAAGGCCGTGTCCCCACTTGCTGTAGTTGGATTGGCACAGGAGCCCACGGGTCAGTCAGGGTCCCCTGAACACTGTGAGAGTCATTACCTTGATGGGACTGAAAAGgaggcaaagaagaaaaaaagtaccaACAGAAGTGGAATGTGCACCGAGAAAGCACCTAGTGGAATCCCTGGAGCTCCCTGCAGGCAGGATGAGGGTGGCCCAGCTACTTGCCAGTCATCCAAatgtgctgcagcccagcaaTCCTACAAGGTGTCTTCAGTCTTGGAATCCAGAAGTAACCGTGATGCAaccaaggaggagaaaaaaggggaaaagggtaAAAAAGCCTTACTTGAGAATCTACACATCCTACCACCGGTCAGGAAGAAGTCCCGCACCTCCTACAATGCAG AGCAGCTAGAAGAGTTGGAGAAGGTGTTCCATGAAGACCACTATCCCGACAgtgagaggaggagggagattGCAGCTGTGATTGGTGTGACGCCACAGCGAATCCTG GTCTGGTTTCAGAATCGTAGGGCAAAGTGGCGGAAATCGGAGAAGCTGAAAGCgaaagggaacagaaaacaTCCAACATCGTCACCTCTGTCAGATGATTATGG GGCACCTCCTCTGCCTGTGCCTCTGTTGCCTGACGTTGCTCGTGACCAATCTGCCGTGCTGGGAGGAAACGCTGCAGCTGGGAACTGCTCCAGCCTGCTCAGAGCACAGCCTGCACCACTCTCCTCTGCCTCAG CCTCCTCGGTGGCAGGAACGGTGGCATCTTGTGAAGCAGTTCAGACGAAGGTGTCGCAGCAGCTcagcttcaactccagcagCGTGGAGGGCTTCCCGagcctccccagccctcctcccATCCGCAGGGCCACCATCCTGGCCTTCAACCCCCACAGCCCTGTTggttccctggggctgggcactCCCAACAGTGAATGCTGCTTGTCCAGTCAGGAAAATGGCTCCAGGGAGGCCTTCACTTACAGCATCCAGAATCAAGG CTTGAGTTcaccaccctcctgcccttACCCTGAGCAGCTGGAGACTGCAGGGAACCTGGAGACCATGTACTGCCAGTACAGCAGCCAGGGGGGAATTTACCAGCTGTCCCAAtatttccagcagcaccagctctccCAGTTCTGCCAACTGCCAGATCACCTGGCCACCAATTTGCTCTCCAGTGACCACCTCCCTCCTCCAACACCTCCTGAGCTCCATCCAGCTTTCCTGGCCTTACCTGGTAACACTGGAGCAGTAACCTATGGAGCCACACAAGGCTATGGACAAAACCACATGGGGGGACAGCTCGTGCCACAGCAGTCAAGTGGAATCTCAG cagacatCACTGCCTATCAGGCTGTCCTCTGGAGTGATTTCTGCATGCAGGGAGCTCAATTCCCAAATCAGCTGCACTCCCAAATGCCATTTTTTAGCATGGCAGAAGGACAGAACTTCACAGAGCCATATCTTCTTCAAGTGCCCAATGGAACAGCACTGGGATCCACGtcagaggctggaaagcaaaAGGGAGTGACACCAGACCAGAGCTCAAACCAGAGCCACCAAACAGAGCCAGAGTTGGCACCGCTCGCTGAAGGAGAGAGGATGTAG